A window from Sinanaerobacter sp. ZZT-01 encodes these proteins:
- the cas7c gene encoding type I-C CRISPR-associated protein Cas7/Csd2 → MSEAIKNRYEFVVLFDVENGNPNGDPDAGNMPRIDPETGYGIVTDVCLKRKIRNYIETVKDGSEGYQIYIKERVPLNRSDRTACTYLGIGTDGEDKKIADGLKEAKKKDADLDRKIRDFMCRNFYDIRTFGAVMTTFVKAALNCGQVRGPVQLGFARSIDPILPQEVTITRVAITTEADAEKKGTEMGRKHIVPYALYRAEGYVSANLAQKSTGFSEEDLELLWEAVINMFEHDHSAARGKMAVRELIVFKHDSELGNAPSHKLFDTVLVQRKPDRELARRYADYEVKIEEEMIPDGVTCIRKL, encoded by the coding sequence ATGAGCGAAGCAATTAAGAACAGGTATGAGTTTGTAGTTCTTTTCGATGTGGAAAATGGAAACCCAAATGGGGACCCGGATGCAGGAAATATGCCTCGCATTGATCCGGAAACGGGGTATGGGATTGTGACTGATGTTTGCCTGAAAAGGAAGATTCGGAATTACATTGAAACGGTAAAAGACGGCAGTGAAGGGTATCAGATATACATAAAGGAAAGAGTACCGCTTAATCGGAGTGATAGAACAGCCTGCACGTATCTGGGCATCGGAACGGATGGCGAAGATAAAAAGATAGCGGATGGACTGAAGGAAGCAAAGAAGAAAGATGCAGATTTGGATCGTAAAATTAGAGACTTTATGTGCCGAAACTTCTATGATATCCGTACCTTTGGTGCCGTGATGACGACCTTTGTGAAAGCGGCCTTGAATTGCGGACAGGTGAGAGGACCGGTGCAGCTTGGATTTGCAAGGAGCATTGACCCGATTCTCCCACAGGAAGTAACAATTACTCGTGTTGCTATTACCACAGAAGCGGACGCGGAAAAGAAGGGAACTGAGATGGGAAGAAAGCATATCGTACCGTATGCTTTGTACCGTGCAGAGGGATATGTGTCAGCTAATTTAGCACAAAAATCAACTGGATTTTCAGAGGAAGATTTAGAACTGCTTTGGGAAGCTGTCATTAACATGTTTGAACATGACCATTCTGCAGCAAGAGGTAAAATGGCGGTTCGTGAACTGATTGTATTCAAACACGACAGCGAGCTCGGAAATGCGCCGTCGCATAAGCTATTTGATACGGTTCTTGTGCAAAGAAAACCAGATAGAGAGCTGGCACGCCGTTATGCGGATTATGAGGTCAAGATTGAAGAAGAGATGATTCCTGACGGAGTGACCTGCATTCGAAAGCTCTAG
- the cas4 gene encoding CRISPR-associated protein Cas4, whose translation MKEYNEEDFLSISGIQHFIFCRRQWALIHIEQQWDENVRTVEGEHLHKRAHDESIKESRGDLIVSRGISVFSRTLGMRGVCDIVEFRKDKNGISLFGREGLFIPVPVEYKRGHPKEHDADILQLVAQCMCLEEMLACTIEKAYLYYDEMKRRQEVLLSEEHRQKIRKISLEMHELYERRYTPKVKMGKGCKACSLENLCMPKLCGKLSAVSYIEGRVKD comes from the coding sequence ATGAAAGAGTACAACGAAGAGGACTTTCTCTCTATTTCCGGAATCCAACATTTTATCTTTTGCAGGCGGCAATGGGCACTGATTCACATTGAACAGCAGTGGGATGAAAATGTGCGGACTGTGGAAGGAGAGCATCTGCACAAACGGGCGCATGACGAATCGATAAAGGAATCACGTGGTGATTTGATTGTATCCAGAGGTATTTCTGTATTTTCGAGGACTTTGGGAATGCGTGGAGTTTGTGATATAGTGGAATTCAGAAAGGATAAAAACGGAATTTCTCTGTTTGGAAGAGAAGGCTTGTTTATTCCGGTACCGGTTGAATATAAACGAGGACATCCAAAGGAACATGATGCAGACATTTTGCAACTTGTGGCACAGTGCATGTGCTTAGAAGAAATGCTAGCTTGTACCATTGAGAAAGCGTATCTCTATTATGACGAGATGAAGCGCAGACAGGAGGTTTTGCTGAGCGAAGAGCATCGGCAGAAGATAAGAAAAATCTCGCTCGAAATGCACGAATTATATGAGAGGCGGTATACGCCGAAAGTAAAGATGGGGAAAGGCTGCAAGGCATGTTCGCTTGAGAATCTCTGTATGCCGAAGCTGTGCGGAAAGCTTTCTGCCGTAAGCTACATTGAAGGGAGGGTGAAGGATTGA
- the cas1c gene encoding type I-C CRISPR-associated endonuclease Cas1c, which produces MKKLLNTLYITTLDAYLSLDGETVMVQKEGETIGRVPLHNLENIVTFGYTGASPALMGACADRNIGLCFMTRHGRFLARVVGMSKGNVVLRKMQYAISEEEKACFTIARNCIFGKIYNSKWILERAARDYPMRLDVDKLKGASEQLSRYLNIIRGKEEAIPCEDLEQLRGFEGKSATVYFSVVDDLILQQKDAFFFKDRNKRPPLDNVNALLSFFYTLLSHDVASALEAVGFDAYIGFLHRDRPGRVSLALDMMEELRSVLVDRFVISLINKKQVTDTDFMKKENGAILLTDEARKKALNAWQSRKQEMITHPFLSEKIPWGLVPYVQAMLLARYIRGDLEEYPPFLWK; this is translated from the coding sequence TTGAAAAAACTCCTGAATACGTTATATATTACCACTTTAGATGCCTATTTATCGTTAGACGGAGAAACGGTAATGGTACAAAAAGAAGGCGAAACCATAGGTCGTGTGCCTCTACATAATTTAGAAAATATTGTGACATTTGGCTATACAGGAGCAAGTCCTGCCTTAATGGGCGCCTGTGCAGATAGAAACATCGGTCTTTGTTTTATGACGAGGCATGGGCGCTTTCTCGCTCGTGTCGTTGGAATGAGTAAAGGAAATGTAGTGCTTCGGAAGATGCAATATGCAATTTCTGAGGAAGAAAAAGCTTGTTTTACTATTGCAAGAAACTGTATTTTCGGGAAAATTTATAATTCAAAATGGATTTTAGAGCGTGCGGCGCGTGATTATCCGATGCGTCTTGATGTCGACAAGCTGAAAGGGGCGTCGGAACAATTGAGCCGGTATCTAAATATCATTCGCGGAAAAGAGGAAGCGATTCCCTGTGAAGATTTAGAGCAACTGAGAGGCTTTGAAGGAAAATCAGCGACCGTCTATTTTTCTGTTGTGGATGATTTAATTTTACAGCAGAAGGATGCTTTTTTCTTCAAGGACCGAAATAAAAGACCTCCCCTTGACAATGTAAATGCGTTGCTCTCTTTTTTCTATACCCTGCTTTCGCACGATGTAGCAAGCGCCTTGGAAGCGGTTGGTTTTGACGCATACATTGGATTTCTGCATAGGGACAGGCCGGGACGTGTTTCTCTAGCATTGGATATGATGGAAGAACTGCGTTCTGTCTTGGTCGATCGTTTTGTCATTTCTCTGATTAATAAAAAACAAGTTACAGATACAGATTTTATGAAAAAGGAAAATGGTGCGATTTTACTAACCGATGAAGCGAGAAAGAAAGCCCTGAATGCGTGGCAGAGCAGAAAACAGGAAATGATTACCCATCCATTTTTGTCGGAAAAGATACCGTGGGGATTGGTTCCATATGTTCAGGCAATGCTGCTGGCTCGTTATATCAGAGGAGATTTAGAGGAGTATCCGCCATTTTTATGGAAGTAG
- the cas2 gene encoding CRISPR-associated endonuclease Cas2, whose translation MFVLITYDVNTQDAAGKTRLRKVAKQCVNYGQRVQNSVFECVIDPAKMKALQYKLESIIDPEKDSLRFYYLGKNYKEKIEHVGAKPSYDVEGVLML comes from the coding sequence TTGTTTGTGCTGATTACATACGATGTAAATACACAGGATGCCGCAGGAAAAACTAGGCTTCGGAAAGTGGCGAAGCAATGCGTGAACTATGGACAGCGTGTTCAAAATTCCGTTTTTGAATGCGTGATTGACCCTGCGAAAATGAAGGCCCTGCAATATAAGCTGGAAAGTATCATCGATCCGGAAAAAGATAGCCTACGCTTTTATTATTTAGGGAAAAATTATAAAGAAAAAATTGAGCATGTAGGAGCAAAACCGTCTTATGATGTAGAAGGTGTGCTCATGCTTTAA
- a CDS encoding DUF5320 domain-containing protein, which yields MPKRDGTGPFGTGVTCSVMPGSGCRIGMGIRRKYGNGIGRGFGCAFGSGRGFGLNQDLKEGERQKFQGGKIFLQNHLKTIEKRLKD from the coding sequence ATGCCAAAAAGAGATGGAACCGGACCTTTTGGAACTGGAGTTACTTGCAGCGTTATGCCCGGAAGCGGATGTAGAATTGGAATGGGCATTCGAAGAAAATATGGAAACGGGATTGGAAGAGGTTTCGGATGTGCTTTTGGCTCTGGAAGAGGGTTTGGTTTGAATCAAGATTTGAAAGAAGGAGAAAGACAGAAGTTTCAAGGAGGAAAAATATTCCTTCAAAATCATTTAAAAACGATTGAGAAGCGATTGAAAGATTGA
- a CDS encoding DUF134 domain-containing protein, whose amino-acid sequence MPRPRKWRKVCCLPESNRFGPLDLPPNAENFVHMTVDEYETIRLIDLEGMNQEECAKQMNIARTTVQGIYNEARKKLAESLVNGKVLRIEGGEYQLCNSDQTSCGRGSCHRRRCERIMEECNEDSNTGK is encoded by the coding sequence ATGCCAAGACCAAGAAAATGGAGGAAGGTTTGCTGTTTACCGGAAAGCAACCGATTTGGACCGCTTGATCTACCGCCAAATGCAGAAAATTTTGTTCATATGACAGTAGACGAATACGAAACGATCCGATTGATTGATTTAGAAGGGATGAACCAGGAGGAATGCGCAAAGCAAATGAACATTGCACGTACAACAGTTCAGGGAATTTATAATGAGGCAAGGAAAAAACTTGCGGAATCCTTGGTAAATGGTAAAGTACTTCGAATCGAAGGCGGTGAATATCAGCTCTGCAACAGCGATCAGACATCATGCGGAAGAGGCAGCTGCCATAGGCGCAGATGTGAAAGAATCATGGAGGAATGTAATGAAGATAGCAATACCGGTAAATGA
- a CDS encoding NifB/NifX family molybdenum-iron cluster-binding protein, protein MKIAIPVNENDVKTTVCPSFGRTPYFLIYNTETRESSFLNNSAAASQGGAGILAAQTLVDQQVESVLTPRCGKNAADVLQAAQVKLYRTMNDSIEDNLTAFQAKALSPLAEIHPGFHNHGGK, encoded by the coding sequence ATGAAGATAGCAATACCGGTAAATGAGAATGATGTAAAAACGACGGTATGTCCATCCTTTGGGCGTACGCCATATTTTCTCATTTATAATACAGAAACAAGAGAAAGCAGCTTCTTGAATAACAGTGCAGCAGCCAGCCAGGGCGGCGCAGGAATTCTAGCAGCACAAACATTAGTAGATCAACAGGTAGAGTCCGTTTTGACGCCAAGATGCGGAAAAAATGCCGCAGACGTTTTACAGGCCGCTCAAGTGAAGTTGTATCGGACAATGAATGATTCCATTGAAGATAATCTTACGGCTTTTCAGGCAAAGGCTCTTTCGCCGTTAGCGGAAATTCACCCAGGCTTTCACAATCATGGAGGAAAATAA
- a CDS encoding 4Fe-4S binding protein, with the protein MKIAVLSGKGGTGKTLVSVNLASVADTCSYMDCDVEEPNGNFFFKPKEVKEKKVSVCIPVFDNTKCTGCRKCVDFCKFNALAYIKDRVFIFEEVCHSCGGCVLLCPEDAVSEKKKVIGTLEAGVSEQVHVHTGTMKTGEVSGVPIIKEMLENPLTPKDAMTFIDCPPGSACIVMESIKDVDFCVLVAEPTVFGVHNLSMVYELVKLFKKPHGVILNKCMDAENPAEAYCLEHRIPILGRIPFDKELGALNSDAKIVSRESEKYHSLFSSLLQNIMKEVAQ; encoded by the coding sequence ATGAAGATCGCTGTACTGAGCGGAAAAGGAGGGACCGGAAAAACATTAGTATCGGTTAATCTGGCTTCCGTAGCGGATACGTGTTCTTATATGGATTGTGATGTGGAAGAGCCAAACGGGAACTTCTTTTTTAAGCCGAAAGAGGTTAAAGAAAAAAAGGTATCGGTTTGTATTCCTGTCTTTGACAATACAAAATGCACCGGCTGTCGCAAATGCGTTGATTTTTGTAAGTTTAATGCATTAGCGTACATTAAGGATCGTGTATTTATCTTTGAAGAAGTCTGTCATTCTTGCGGAGGATGTGTCTTGCTTTGTCCAGAAGATGCAGTTTCAGAAAAAAAGAAAGTAATTGGAACGCTAGAAGCAGGCGTGTCAGAGCAGGTACATGTTCATACGGGAACGATGAAAACAGGCGAAGTATCCGGTGTTCCGATTATAAAGGAAATGCTTGAAAATCCATTGACGCCAAAAGATGCTATGACTTTTATTGATTGCCCGCCGGGAAGTGCCTGTATTGTAATGGAAAGCATAAAAGATGTAGATTTTTGTGTACTTGTGGCTGAGCCAACCGTATTTGGTGTTCATAATTTAAGTATGGTATATGAATTGGTGAAATTATTTAAAAAGCCACATGGCGTAATATTAAATAAATGTATGGATGCAGAAAATCCGGCTGAGGCGTATTGTCTTGAACATCGGATTCCAATTTTAGGACGTATCCCATTTGATAAAGAACTCGGTGCTTTAAACTCAGATGCAAAGATAGTATCCAGAGAAAGTGAAAAATACCACAGCTTGTTTTCATCGCTGCTTCAAAATATAATGAAGGAGGTGGCACAATGA
- a CDS encoding ATP-binding protein has product MKQLLILSGKGGTGKTTIASAFIRLTEVEAYADCDVDAPNLHLIMNQDMPSTKTEYYGMPKAEIDSEVCIQCGQCRQNCRFDAIKSEQAYQVDPFACEGCGVCEAICPVEAISLKPHIAGELSLYKDETHVFSTAQLKMGSGTSGKLVTEVKNQMKSSAKNAEFAIVDGSPGIGCPVIASLSGVDMVLIVAEPSISGISDMKRILETAKIFQVKTAVCINKYDTNPLNSKEIEKFCKEQQVPFIGKVPFDSKAVEAINHGKTIADIDCISGDAVKGIYQNAVHLLFNNN; this is encoded by the coding sequence ATGAAACAACTGTTGATTCTAAGCGGAAAAGGTGGAACCGGGAAAACGACAATTGCGAGTGCATTTATCCGTTTAACGGAGGTGGAAGCTTATGCAGATTGTGATGTAGATGCCCCGAACCTTCATTTGATTATGAATCAGGATATGCCTTCCACTAAAACAGAGTATTACGGAATGCCAAAAGCAGAAATTGATTCAGAAGTTTGCATTCAGTGTGGTCAGTGTAGACAAAACTGCCGTTTTGATGCCATCAAATCGGAGCAAGCGTATCAGGTGGATCCTTTTGCCTGTGAAGGCTGTGGTGTTTGTGAAGCAATTTGTCCGGTCGAGGCCATTTCTTTAAAACCACACATTGCCGGGGAATTGAGTTTGTATAAGGATGAAACGCATGTGTTCTCGACGGCACAATTAAAAATGGGAAGCGGAACTTCTGGGAAATTAGTCACTGAAGTAAAAAATCAAATGAAATCATCTGCTAAAAATGCAGAATTTGCAATTGTAGATGGTTCTCCGGGTATTGGCTGCCCTGTTATTGCATCCTTAAGCGGCGTGGACATGGTGTTGATTGTGGCCGAACCATCGATTTCAGGAATCAGTGATATGAAACGAATATTAGAAACTGCAAAAATCTTTCAGGTTAAAACGGCTGTTTGCATCAATAAATACGATACAAATCCGTTGAATTCGAAAGAGATTGAAAAATTCTGCAAGGAGCAGCAGGTTCCGTTTATCGGTAAAGTACCTTTTGATTCAAAGGCGGTGGAGGCGATCAATCACGGAAAAACGATTGCGGATATAGATTGTATATCGGGAGATGCAGTTAAAGGGATTTACCAGAATGCAGTTCATTTACTTTTCAATAATAATTGA
- a CDS encoding NifB/NifX family molybdenum-iron cluster-binding protein: protein MRIAVASEKGMVTGHFGHCEGFIIFDEKNNEIIAEEMVPNPGHKPGFLPNFLADRGVDVIISGGMGGGAVDIFNERNVEVIIGASGDAKKAAKSYLAGELKSTGSICHEHAHHDECGNE from the coding sequence ATGAGAATCGCAGTAGCAAGTGAAAAAGGTATGGTTACAGGTCATTTTGGACATTGTGAAGGATTTATAATTTTCGATGAAAAGAATAATGAGATCATTGCAGAGGAAATGGTGCCAAACCCTGGGCATAAACCTGGATTTTTACCAAATTTTTTAGCAGATCGGGGTGTTGATGTCATTATATCCGGCGGAATGGGCGGCGGAGCTGTTGATATATTTAATGAAAGAAATGTAGAAGTAATTATAGGGGCAAGCGGCGATGCGAAAAAAGCAGCGAAATCCTATTTAGCGGGTGAACTAAAATCAACCGGTTCTATCTGTCATGAGCATGCACATCACGATGAATGTGGAAATGAATAA
- a CDS encoding ATP-binding protein — protein sequence MHHLTSKLLIYRNIGNDSILFQLSNIVRRFTEGKYEKEKLIADILIQVHRLLEISTKYGFDKNLWHNYLAFLLAMTENPFTLVSEKIGAVEGTVNEFAVNDFSIFKQLFDYDFTRLEQELNINCFTTIQNYKAVTKKEQIFNKSVSEKVQKLSLMMEQAEDEKTMYSIVTDFYKAYGVGKFGLNKAFRISNRDDSDFLIPITTTGEVVLDDLIGYENQKKQLIQNTEAFVTGKKANNVLLYGDAGTGKSTSIKAILNQYYGQGLRMIEIYKHEFKDLSKVINAIKDRNYRFIIYMDDLSFEEFEIEYKYLKAVIEGGLEIKPENILIYATSNRRHLIRETWSDRSDMSQDELHRSDTMQEKLSLVGRFGITIGYYKPSRDEFYKIVTTLARKHPEITLTDEELIDSARMWEMRHGGISGRTAQQFINYLIGISS from the coding sequence ATGCATCATTTAACATCTAAATTACTTATTTACAGAAACATCGGTAATGATAGCATATTATTTCAATTATCCAATATCGTTCGACGATTCACAGAAGGAAAATATGAAAAAGAAAAACTGATTGCCGATATTTTGATTCAAGTCCATCGTCTTTTAGAAATTTCAACCAAATATGGCTTCGATAAAAATTTGTGGCATAATTATTTAGCATTTTTACTAGCTATGACAGAAAACCCATTTACCCTTGTCTCAGAAAAAATCGGAGCTGTCGAGGGTACGGTAAACGAATTTGCTGTAAATGATTTCTCTATCTTTAAACAGCTGTTTGACTATGATTTTACACGGCTGGAACAAGAACTGAATATCAATTGTTTTACGACGATTCAAAACTATAAAGCGGTCACTAAGAAAGAACAGATCTTTAATAAAAGCGTCAGTGAAAAGGTCCAAAAGCTCAGCCTTATGATGGAGCAGGCAGAAGATGAAAAAACAATGTATTCCATTGTTACGGACTTTTATAAAGCTTATGGCGTCGGTAAGTTTGGACTGAATAAAGCCTTCCGCATTTCGAATAGAGATGATTCGGATTTTCTAATCCCAATTACCACAACTGGAGAGGTGGTGCTTGATGATTTGATCGGCTATGAAAATCAGAAAAAACAATTGATACAAAACACCGAAGCTTTTGTGACAGGAAAAAAAGCAAACAATGTTCTCTTATACGGAGATGCAGGAACCGGAAAATCTACCAGCATTAAAGCGATATTAAATCAGTATTATGGCCAGGGACTTCGTATGATAGAGATATATAAGCATGAATTTAAAGATTTATCAAAAGTCATCAATGCAATAAAAGACCGCAACTATCGATTTATTATTTATATGGATGACCTTTCCTTTGAAGAGTTTGAAATTGAATACAAATATTTAAAAGCTGTAATTGAAGGTGGATTGGAAATAAAGCCGGAAAATATATTGATATATGCGACCTCCAATCGGCGCCATCTTATTCGAGAAACCTGGAGTGATCGTTCCGATATGTCACAGGATGAACTGCACCGCTCTGATACGATGCAGGAAAAATTATCCTTAGTCGGAAGATTTGGTATTACAATCGGATATTATAAGCCTTCACGAGATGAGTTTTACAAGATTGTCACAACACTGGCAAGAAAACATCCGGAAATTACACTAACCGATGAAGAACTGATCGACTCCGCACGGATGTGGGAAATGCGTCATGGCGGAATTTCAGGACGTACCGCTCAGCAGTTCATCAATTATTTGATTGGAATTTCCTCATAA